Genomic window (Equus quagga isolate Etosha38 chromosome 12, UCLA_HA_Equagga_1.0, whole genome shotgun sequence):
GAAACATGAGAAGGCCTCAGTATTCCTGTTCCCGGGCCGCGCGCGCCCGTCTGGGTAAATAAAGCCGAAACGACGGCGGTGGCGGCGGTGAGCGCGCTGGAGCCCGCGCGGAGAACATGCGGCGGGGATGGGAGTGCGCCTAGCCTCGACGCGGGAGAGCCAGCCGCCCTGCCGCCGGCCGCCGGCCCCACCGACACAGGTACAGCCCCCGGGTCGCGGCGTCCTCGTCCGGCCAGCGGGACGGGAGGCTCCCTCTGGCTCCCGAGctgctccttccctccaccctggACGCCTCCTCGCTCCtcgcccttcccccacctccctccgAGGTCCGGTGGGGACGCGCCCGGGGGCgactgaggctggccccagggtggGCGAGGAGCCTGGGAGCCCACCTGGCCGCGCCTCCTTTGCTTTAAAATTGTTCCCGCGCAGCGGGCGGGGCAGTTCCGCAGGGAGGGAGCTCCCCAAGCGACGGTTTAGAGTGACTCGGGGTAAGTGGGGAGCACAGGAGCCGAGAAGAGGCGCTGGGGACCGCGCGTGGGCGCCCGGGGAGGGTTCGGAGTGGCGGTTCACACGCCCCTGACCCCTGGCGTCCCGACCCGGCTCTGGGACCTCTGCCGCCCCCTCCCACCGCGCCTGCTGCCTGCAGGCGATCTCTGGGTGGGCTTGGGACAGCCGGGGAAGGGTCCGCGCTGGCCAACCTCGCCGTGGATTCGCCAGGAAGAACGCGAGACGTTGCGTGTAGTATAGGAggacgggggtgggggagacGATGGGGCTAGGAAATGATGTGTTACACAAACAGAGCGGCGTGAACGCAAAGCGCTAAGCGcactgatttaaaaagaaaaaaaacaaggcgAGTCCTGCCCTGAGAACGGGGGCTGCAAGCGCGGAAATCTGCTTTCACACTTATCGCTGAGGCTGTGTGCACACCCAGACACGTACCTGTCTGCGCGGGAGGACTCGGTCTTATGGTACACGGGGCAGCCAGCAGAAATCTGACTTCACCTCCCCACAAACACTGACGGTAACCGCCGTTTAATCGCTGGGGTCACGGCCCTACATGTCGCGCGTGGCCGCTGCCGTGGTGGCCGGAGGGCGGGGTGCGTGGGGGGCGTTGGCGAGTGTGGGCGCTCGGCGAGGCGAGGATCTGGgtatggggtgggggggcagccCTCGCCTCGGCGGGGCGGGGGAAGGGGGCGCTGGCAGCAAAGCGGAGGCGGCTGGGAAGAAACGGGAGCTACCCCGAGGCGCGCAGATGGGGCGGGCTGGGGCGGCCGCGCGCCTCGGGGCGGTAACTCGGCTGCTCCGCGGCGACGCGGACTTGCCCCGGACGCCCGCGCGCGGCGGGCAGAGGCTCCCGGCCGGCGCGACCCGGGAGGTGAGCTGGAGGCTTCTCCGACGGTGGCAGCCGCAGGCCCGGCGGTGCGCAGACAGCGATGCCTCCTTCTGTCCACAACACCTTTGCAGCCTCTGAAATGGTTCCCCGAGACCCCAGACAGGGGCGGGTGTGGAAGGGCTCCGAGCTCGCGGTTCGCACCCGCGCTGGGGAAGAGGGCAGCCCTGACTGCCGGCTCAGGGGGGCGCGGGACTCCGGCGCCTTTGAGCCTCCGGGACCCTGCGGGTCCTGGAGCGGGCTGGGGGATGGTAGGAAGATTTggcggggagggggagaaggtggTGCATTTGTCCCTGACGCCGCTTAACTTTCTAGCTCTGGAGCCTGCTAACTTTCTCTGCCCTCACCCCTACCCCGAGGGAGTTTAGCCGGAATAAGGACGCAGGGGTTTCAGCCAAACCATCCAGGATCTAGAAAACATGAAAATCCCCGAAATCTCGGTACGGCCTGGGACTCATTAACTGGGGCTTGCGGATGCGGTTGTTCACTACCCCaaattttcccttccttccaACCCCTTCTTAAGACCCAAGTGGGAGCTCCAAGAGGCTTTATAGTCTTCCGTTGTGATTGAAGAACCGCGCGCGGCCCCGCGCCTATCCCGCTGCGCCATCCGGAGTGTGCTTCTCCCGGATTAAAATCGCGACAAAAAGGCTTGTTTaggaattattttcctttgcctctgCGGATAAATTATTCCTGATTGAAGTTCCTTAGGGGCTCGATCGCCGGGGCAAGGAGGAGGGCTGAATCTGTCCCGGGAgcgcctggggggtggggggagtggtgTAGCCAGGTGGGGTGAGACAGGGATTCCCTCGTCCAGGTGCGGCAGCGTCGCTCCTCCCCTGGGCTCCGCAGCCCCGCGCCTGGGCCAAGTTCGGGGCTCGGGACGCGCAGGTCTGTGAGCACTCTGAGCGAGTAACGTGATGCATCTTCATCTCCTAGAACCCGAGCCCTGCGGAGCTCCCGGCGGCCTGGCCGCGAGGCGCTGCGGCCGCCCCGCGCGCCCCTGCCAGCCCGCACCATGAACACCATCGTCTTCAACAAGCTCAGCGGCGCCGTGCTTTTTGAGGACCGCGGCGCTCCGGAGCGGGAGCGAGGCAGCCGGCCCTACGGCGGCATCCTGGACAGTCCCCACGCCCGCCCCGAGGTGGGCATTCCGGACGGTCCGCCCCTCAAGGACAACCTCGGCCTGAGACATCGGAGGACCGGGTATGCCCACTACCCCCCTCCCCCCGGGgaccctgcctgcctgcctgcagcCCGGAGGGGTGGGAGCGATGGGCGGCGCGGGCGTTCCAGTGGCCACCGGGGCCCGCGGGTTAGGGGTCCGGAGTTTCCCAGGAGGGCAGGTCTCTGCTTCCTCGTCTCACTccttttcattctaaaatattaGTTTCTCAACATCTGGGGGGATCGATTCGTCAGATCAGCTCAAAAGAGGCGTGTTGGAAACTGAGGACACTGGAACTGCCCCTCGGTCCTCCGATCCCTGGACCTCAGGGGAGGGGATTACTTGTCCCTCTCTGGACCGCGGGTGCAGACGCGCGGCGGAGGGCGAGGCAGACAGGACTGGGCAGGATGCGGAGGAACAGGGCAGGGCCAAGCAGTCGGGGCTTCCCAGGtcgggccagccccgtgggctTCCCCTCTTCTGTCCCGACAGGGCCTCGTCACGGCCCGGCCGCTGCCTCGCCCCGGCCAAGGTGCTGGGAAGGTCGGCTCTCCGCAGGGCGCCCTGGACGCGCGCGGCTCGGCGGGGCCCGCTGCGAGCCCGGAGGGGGAGGCGGCGGGCCTGCCGGGCCGGGTTTCGGTTTAGCGGAGTGAGGGGCTGCTGGAGGGGCGAGAGCTCGCGGGTGGGCCAGCTGCCCCGGCTGCTGACGCGAGGAGGGTCTAGCGGGGCCGTGTCTGGGCGGCTCCAGGAGCGCCCCGCGGGGGGAGGGGCGGCCGTCCTGGCCGGCTCCACCTGAAAGATTGCATCAGCTGCTTGTTCTGCGGCGGTGCTGGTTAGTAAAACAGAGATTAGGTTTCGTCAAAATGTTACTACCAGTCCTTTCGGATGGAATTGCGTTTCAAAGTGTTTAAAGAGGCAAAAGCCCTGGAGGCTGCGGCGCAGGCGCGCGAGCCTCCCGGAGTGGCGGGGCGCGCAGGCGGCGGCGCGGCGACACCTCCCGGAGCCGCGGGGGAGCGCAGCGCCCAACGTCCAGCTCCAGCCTCCCTCGGTCTCTTCCTCTGAATGTGCTTTTCCTCACGTCTTTTTACCTCACCCGATGGAACAATGCTTTCCATACTTTCTAAAGCTCCTTTATGTCAGGAAAAGGCCCCTAGAATGCCACGTGGGTTCTCCATCCTTCTTTCACAAGCCCTTTCTTGCAAAGTTTCCCCTTTTCCCAGAGGATCAAAAGAAATAGGAGAGAGCTCTGAGAAAACCGGGGCAGCGGGCGGCCGTCATCCCTTGCTTTAATCCCGCCGTCCAGTGGGCATCCTTTCCTTTGACCACCGGCGATGGGAAGCCCCAAGGGGCAGGCATGAGTTCCCTGAAAGAACGTTCGAGAGCCGGCAGCAGCCTCTACCCGGCCTGCGAGACTAGGGCCGCTCAAAGGCGCGGTGCAGGCGAGCGAGGGAAGGGTGACAGTCCTGCTGCGCAGATCTGCAGCTTGAGTAACAGTTTCCTTCAAATCACTTAACTATCGTGACCTAAACCTCTAATCTCTGGCTTCATGGTATCCCCCTTTTCTAGATAAACCTAGCATCCTTCACTGCCACATGATCCCCTGAAACAACCAGGCTATTTCAAAAAGAGATGCCGAGAGAAGGATACTCCCGCCCAGAAATTTTGTGGCTCCCATCCCCGCCTCGCCTCAACCTcggggcgcgcggggcggggctggATGCGCTGGGATGCGGGACGTGGGTCGGCGCGGGGCTGCGGCCGCTGAAATGCGCCCAAATGTGGGGGATCCCGGCGGGCAGCGCCCAGACGGCGCTGCTCACCGGGGCCTCCTCCTCTCCCGGTGTCCCAGGGCCCGGCAGAATGGCGGGAAGGTGAGGCACAAGCGGCAGGCCCTGCAAGACATGGCGCGGCCCCTCAAGCAGTGGCTTTACAAGCACCGTGACAACCCGTACCCCACCAAGACGGAGAAGATACTCTTGGCGCTCGGCTCGCAGATGACGCTAGTGCAGGTAATCGGGGCCCATCAAGCCCGGGCCGGCTGAGGAGCGGGCACACCTCGCTTTTGTGTGGATCTCCACCTGGCGCCCCTCGctggggaaggatggagggagacaGCCTGGTTCTGATGCTCTGGCTTCTGCCGCTGAGGGTGATAAGGGATTGGCACGGGGGCCGAGTTGTGCTGTGGGAAGAGTTTCTGGGATTCCTCTCAGTCTTACCCACATCAATTCAGTGCTAATGCTCGGTCCAGGAGGGATGGCGTGGTATTTTGTTAGGGAGGGCAGTGAAAAGTCATCTGCAGAGTTATGAGAAGGTGTCCTTGGGCCATATATAGATGGAAGCAGAGGAGACTACCCGCAGTGATTTTCAGACCTGAATGTCTGTCCGAACCGCCCGGAGGACTTGTTGAAACGCAAATTGCTGAGCCCCacctgagtttctgattcagtggcaggtctggggtggggccggtaatttgcatttctaacaggtttttCCGGAGTGGTGCTGAAGCTGCTGGCtctgaaccacactttgagaaccatacGGAATGGCACCCCACATTAGGGCCCCATATGAAAGGCCCCAGGATAACTTTCAAAACCACCGTTACTGACAGGGCTAGGAGGTGGATTGGAAGGATGagaagtggggtttttttgtttgtttgtttcgttTTGCTTTTAATAGAAAGTATCCTGGGCCTTAGCTAGAATCCACAAAATTTTGCTGGTGCTGTCTTTCTACAGGGGATAAGAAGGAGCAGATTTCAAATGGTTGGATTACTTTGTCAGTTGTAGAGAAATGGTGTGGGTTTGTTTCTTCTCTAGGGGGCAACACTCCATCTGACTAGCTTTTCCCTTACATAATCCTATTTGATATTCACAAAAACATGGTGTGGTAGAGTAGTTACTATCAGCATTTTACAGGTGATGTAACCAAGGAATGTGGGAGTTAAGTGTTAGTAAGGGCAGGCCTggaaatgatatatttaataataataatatatttccaGATCAATGCTCTTTCCATCACACCAgagttttctttaataaatatggtGATGTGAACTTTTATACATGCAAACAGAACAAATTTATTCAGAAAGAGGGGGAGCAACTAAATGAGCTGAGAAGTTTCATATATTATAGTAGCAGTACATCGCTGATTTATGAAATTTTGGTCATCCTATTAAATTTATAGTAAGGAAGGACCCCAAGTAAAAAGCAGTATTTAAggatagacaaaataaaaattgctttccAGATTATTTAAGATTGTCGTTTAGGAATTACTGGAAAGTTCAACAAAGCATGAAAGTTGACTTGTATTCAGGCTTATTAAAACTCTAATATGCATTTGTCTGCTTATTTTCAGAATAATAGAGAAGATCATCTGTTCTGCTTCATATTAACAGGCATTAATATTAATAGTGATTTGCTGTGCACTggaggagaaaattaatttagtCTTCTTGGCTTAATATCTGTTTAACATAAAACTGTGAACTTTCAGGGATTTACAAAAgtgatttctaaataaattattccaGTCAGAAAAAGTTGACTTATGAAAATCAATGCATGTGTTCCAATTTCAGTTTGCAGAGGTAGgctgtttattttgaaaatccaCTGATTTGTAGAGCTATTTGAATCTTTCACAGTGATGTCAGCAGTACAGCATAAGATTATTTTGGATGATTATATAGTCCTTTATTTAATGCTTGCTGTTCTTAAgtacagaaagcaaaaaaatttgTCATATTTAGAACATGTTTAATTATGAAAAGTAATATTTGTCATTGTAGAGACATTTAAATTTTCATGTGCAGTAGCTCTGTTGAGCTGCAATACAAGTAGTTGTAATTTTAGTAGagaatcaaattattttctgcGTAATATAGTTTAAACACAAATAACTCATTTTGCATTAATATCTTTTTGCAGTAAGATCTTGGTTATTATTACTAAGactattattacatttttctaatttacatGAGTTTTTCCATGTAATGAAAATTTTTcacattacattttctttctcttatactagtcctcagaaaataaaaatatacaaaaatatgtaatttttaaatggggcaaagataattatttataataataagtgATACCTGcttaatgatttctaattttatagtaAATGAAGTTGGTTTCTGGACCTTGAAGGTgataagtggaaaaaaatcaaaatgtatgGAATAACCAAGGGACCTTAAATATAATCAGTTTGGGTCCAGTTATTTTCAGTTAGGCAGAGTAGGATGtctaggtaagaaaaaaaaatgtgtatgaatacacacacacgtatatttatagatatgtggtGTTGTGTAAGTCGGACATACATGAAACACCCAAAGCAAATTCTGACTTTAAGGGAAaccaaataaattatgtaaatacaTTTCTGGGGGAAAATGGTATAAAGTTGTGATCTGAATAAAGCTTTTGATCTCTGCCAATTAGACCCCTATTTAATGAGTGAGGTTCTCCCAGTGAATGAATTTCTCCTGTAGAGTCAGCCTTCTTGAGAAGAGTGATTGTGTCTTATTGATCTTTGTACCCCTGTTTCACCCCAGCATGGTCCTTTCCATATAGTGGACTCTCTGCACGTGTCTGTAGGGTGAATAGGTTCTAATTGGGGAATACCACTGTGATAACCATTCGACTTTCCAAAACCTTTCTGACAGTAGAACGTGTCTTGAAATCTGGCTAAGATATTCTAGTGTTAAAATCCATCCCATTGTAGGGAATACACAGAGTACAGCTTGTTATCGTTAACGCTGTATGATGGTTGTACAGAAAAAGCACAAGTATAGCTCATTATTTTCCGTATATCTGGaaatatgtcatatttttatGTCTGTAGACAAATATGGAGTGTTCCTCTTATTTCTGGCTTCAATTTCTTGTTTATTGCAATATCTTCTATCTCTGTTTCTCATGGTTTATATAATAAGCTGTTAGCAGAATGGTTTTATTCCTTAATAACAAGAGGGTCTTGCATTTTGAGAATTTCTTGTACacttaatgtttttgttttagttgtgtGTCACACTGTCAAACGTTTCATAAGAAGTGCTTTTGCCTAATTTTGCTGCTCTTAAATTGATAAGGAAGGGTGTGAAGCCTGGCCAGCAATCTCCGAAAGCCTAGAAACAAAAAGCTGAAACTTTAGTGgaggaaatatattttaggaCCTCAAAGGTACTTTTTCTAATAAATAGAAGCTCTAAGGACATTAACTAGCACCTACATTTTATTCATCCctgaaaaatgaagcagaaataattatttatgcAACTTTCGCTTTTTTCTATTCACTAGACTTAGCAACTTGTCTTAATTTGCTATAGCTATGTTTAACTCTCCTTTGCATTATTAATCTGGCATCTTACTTCCTAATGAGATATaggcatttttataaaattaacaagcagatgatttgtgtgtgtgtgtgtgtgtgtgtgtattttgacTTTAACCAACTAAAATATTCCGTTGTGCTTGGTTCCTATGGCTGACCATTGTccaaacattataaaatatactcTATACTCTCACTATAAACAGCTTGATTGTGGAATAATATAAAGTAGTAAACAATTGGAGTTTATATTATTGTACGATATGGAGCTTACCAAGATCGTTGAAGAGGTTTTTAATAAAGGGCAGATGGgagctgtattttgttttaatatttcccattgttcatgtgtgtgtgtgtgtatatatatatatttaaaatatatttatattttttctggattGCAAGAATGAAATGTCTCCTTGGGATGATTTCTTTCACGATCACAATACAGAGTACTGGGTGGGTGGAATTTGAGAATACATTTTAATGATTGGATGTTAATAAGAAACTCCTTATAGTAGAAATTTCAAATTCCTATGCTCTGTCCATGTACCATTTGGAGAAATCTGCTGTGTTGTGAGGTTTTGCTCCCTATGTTGACATAGCTCTGGTTTTGCTTCTATTGAGTGCTTCTGCTGAAATATGTATGTGGTTATCACCTACAAGGATTATGGCAACTGTTAAATATGCAACAGAGTCTCAGATTGGTCCTTCTACATTATTCCAAGTGCTATACTACATGGTGTGGAAATGAGGTGCTCAATATTTCAGTTGAATAACCCAGAATAAGTTTGTTAATTCTGGAGGTTCAAAGGTGGACAGATGCCAGCATATTCCTTTGGGTTTATTCTAATGATTGCTCTGTCAATATGATGAATGTAAACACCT
Coding sequences:
- the LOC124248694 gene encoding formin-like protein 20, coding for MAQRDRRGAARGSSITTEDYKASWSSHLGSRRLKGAGVPRPPEPAVRAALFPSAGANRELGALPHPPLSGVSGNHFRGCKGVVDRRRHRCLRTAGPAAATVGEASSSPPGSRRPGASARRARASGASPRRRGAAELPPRGARPPQPAPSARLGVAPVSSQPPPLCCQRPLPPPRRGEGCPPTPYPDPRLAERPHSPTPPTHPALRPPRQRPRATCRAVTPAIKRRLPSVFVGSPIVSPTPVLLYYTQRLAFFLANPRRGWPARTLPRLSQAHPEIACRQQARWEGAAEVPEPGRDARGQGRVNRHSEPSPGAHARSPAPLLGSCAPHLPRVTLNRRLGSSLPAELPRPLRGNNFKAKEARPGGLPGSSPTLGPASVAPGRVPTGPRREVGEGRGARRRPGWREGAAREPEGASRPAGRTRTPRPGGCTCVGGAGGRRQGGWLSRVEARRTPIPAACSPRGLQRAHRRHRRRFGFIYPDGRARPGNRNTEAFSCFLTARPSRRTSCGRGIHVPGPAGGSLRARRAAGTAVNPRGGAAAAGAAGAPGPRSPPGPARLPDPRASQARSKRSDFLRT